DNA sequence from the Desmodus rotundus isolate HL8 chromosome 4, HLdesRot8A.1, whole genome shotgun sequence genome:
TGCACACCCTCACGCCTCTCTAGAGAAATCCTGTTGGCTCCGCCTCAGCCCAGAAGCCACCCACTCCCTGCTCCGGCCCCTGCATCTCAGTCTAGCCACTTCCTTTGTCACTGATGTTACAAAAACCACCTACCTGCCTGCTCCTACCCTGTCCTCCCCCCGACCCCGCCCCGTTCCGGAACCACGGTGTTCCAGCCACACTGTCCAGCATGCTCCTGAGCCTCCCACAGGCCTTCGCCCCATGTAGGCGCTCTCCTGCACTCCCCTGAGTCTGCACGAAGGCCACACCACGTCCTTCGGAGCCCGGCCCCAACCAGCCTGTCTAACCTATCTTTTCTCCCTGGTGCTCCTCACCGCCTGACATGAGACCTATTTTGCTTGTATGTTTATTACCTGTCTCCCCTGGGATATAAAAGCCCCACGGGGACAGGGAGTTTGCTCCCCGAGGGCTGGATGCGAGCTCTTTTGCTCGCACGgcggcccagggcctggcacactcAGGAAACACGGGCTGTTAGATACGGGTCCACGAGTATCTCTGCAGTGGCCTCGACGCCACACTGGCTCGTGTCCCCACAGACCGTTTCAGGTGCGCGCGGTGCCCTTGCCTTCGGTCCCCTCCAGCACCAGCAGCGCAGCCGCCCGGCTGTGCGCCTGGCGGGCCTCACGGGTAAGAGTACGAGGACTGAAAAGGCTCCATCTATTTCAAACTCGTTCTTTGCTCCGAGTGGAGGCTGGAGACAACCACACGCCCAGCGCCCCTCCAGACGAGCCACCCGCCCCGCTGGGAAGGTTCCCTAGAGAGCAGTGGCCGTGGCACCGCAGCAGGGACACACCCTCCACGTTTCTCTGGCCACCTCTCCCTTCCTGTGAGCCCTGCTGCCTGCAGGCCTGTGGAGGCAGGTCCATGCTACAGCCAGCATTTGCTGGCCTGGACGGCCGGCCTCCTGTGGTGATGCAGGAAGGGCCCTGCCGGAGCGGTGGTAGAGCCCCTGGGACCATCGAGCTGCACACTCTCCGAAGGACCAGGAAAGGACCCCGCGCTGTGACAATCCCACTGTGATAACCCTGTCAACGACCTGGGCCGTCCTGGGGGCCAGTGACCCCGCGGGCCACCACCCAGGCGGATCTGACTGCTGAAACCCACGGACACTGGTTGATGCCCGATTGTGGAGCCCTCATGTGGGGCCTTAGCTGCCGACGCACCTTTAAGTCAGAGCTGCCTGTCCCCAGACCCCAGAAGGGCCCCTTAAAGCACAGCACCGTCCCAGAGACCGGGGCCCTGTGGTGGCAtctgcggggaggggggaggaagcgGCTCTGAGGCAGAGGCCAAACCCAGACAGGCTTTCAGATTAGAATCCTGCGGCCACCAAGGGAAGGAGCCCACAAATTCGCAGCGCACGCAATGTCCACAGCAGCAGTGAGCTGACTGTGACCCCGCCCCCCACACCTCGTACACCAGGTGGACTGGGTCAGCTCGTTTCCTCAAGGGCCAGCTTTTTATTAGGGACTGTATTACACGGGAACAAAACGTGCCACATTACGGCGTGccttttaatctaaaaaacaagagagaaaagggCATTCTACTGCTCCAGGTGAAAACCCCGTGCTGCCTTTGAAGGCGTCGCAACCGCTGCCTCACGCCGCACTTTCAGAATCTGTATGAactgcccccaccctcctgcaAGGACGGAGACCAGCGTCGCCCAGAACACGCTGTGCCCCCCCCAACTGCTCATCCTGCCCAGCTTTAGAAGAGGCCAGTCTCCACCCCCCAGCTCCGGGGCGTCGCCTAAGAAACACGCTTTAGGGCCTGAGGCTCCGTCTGTCTCCTCCCGAACACATCCTCTGTCTGACTGGGCTGCCACGTCCTTTGCCACCAAAGTCTTGCCTTGCTGGCTCTTTTTacaaaataatccaaaatttttAAACACAGTTTGGGAAAAAGTGACTGGAAAGTATGTAAAGGGCTCCAATCAATGACACTTTGAATATGCAGAGGTTCTCGTTCTTAGCAGATCAAACAGGACTCAGAGGAAAAGAGGGGACCCCAAAATAACCGACCCTCAGCCTCCTCGCAGGGGCATCTCCCAGGACCGTCTGCAGAGCGAGCCGCCAGGCCCAGGGACGGGAGGCCCCCTGAGCCGGCCGCTTACCTTCGTGCCTGTAGGTGAGCTCCTGGCAGCCGGAGAAGTACAGGCAGACCAGCGTGcacaggcagaggaagaaggagaagtaCAGCACAAAGAGCAAGTACTCCATGGCGCGGGGCCCCACAGGTGTCTCCCGGCCAGAAGCCACGTCACCGGCACCAACACGCAGGCCTCTCTGCGCCCGGGAAAGAGCGCCCGTCCGCTCCCAAAGCACATCCACTCCCAAACACCCTCCTCTCCTTTGCCTCGGCCTGCCGAGGAGTGCTGAGGCTGGGGCTCGCAGCAGGTGTCCCTTCCGTGACAGGGACAACAGCTCTGGGGCAGATCAGGGGCTGAGGGGCCCGTTTCCAGGGCCCGATCCGGGTGTGAGTCACACGGGGCGGCTTGTGTGCTGGTTTATTCCCTGAGGGCTCTCCTCCTGCATGCCAGGCTCCCTGGGGCCCCTGTCGCCAAGGCCATTCCACAGGGGACCAGTCACCACCCTAGCAACGGTGACCCAGAGTGAGCTCCTCCAGGACCAGCCCAAACCCAGGAGGCGCCGCCTGCCTCGCGCACCTGGGAAATGTGTCCACTGTCCCCGACCACCCCATGTGCCCCAGCCTCTTCCACTTGGTCCCTGAGCCATCCCACCGGGACACTGCCCCTGGAACAGAGTCGGTCTCCCACCTGGGGTTGGTGGGGTGGGCACCTGTGAGAGTTTTGGAGAAGCCTCTCTGTGTATAACATCAAAAGCAAAAACTCTCACAGTGCGGGGTGGGCAATGGACAgatttttaccattaaaaaagtaaaacacataCTTTGAAATATAGTGACCCAATGTTAAAAGGCAAAGgacaattcacaaaagaaaaaataaatacagccaagttcatatatacacacacacacacacacacacacacacatatatacatacttcAGCTTTGATACTGCTTGACATTCTGTTCCTTCTAAAGAATCCAGGACATGCACTGTGCAACCCTCTCGTGCAATGTGCGCTACTTGGTGCTAAGCCTTTAAGTCGCACTTCCAAAAGGGGGGCCACCCATATGCAGCAGGGATGGGTTCACGGATGGGCCTGTGACCAAGGTGAGCCAAGGAGCACCAGCCTGGGACTTCTGCTGGAACCGCTGAGGAGATGCCATCCTGCCACAGAGGTTGCTAGGCATCTCCAGTGCCAGCTGCAGTGAGAGCTGCTACAGGTGTGTGGGCCACCACATGGGACAGCCATCCTGAGGAACAGACCCATCCAGAGGAAAGCAGAGttgaaggacaaagagaggcaGGTTCCTGGCAATATCATGTGAGCGtctggatccagccatgcctgaagccaTACCCTCTAGGCTTCccagttatataattttttttttttttttttttttttttttggttaaaggACTGAGTTTTTGACCCTAGCAATACAAAGAAACGTAGCTAATGGGGAGGGGAAGATAATCCTAGAATCAAGCCATGTGCACACTGCTGAGTTCTGGGACAATCTGAAGGCTGGTTTCTCTCCAAGCTACCCTGCACCGGGACCTTCAAGCAAAGCCAAGGACAGCTGTGCCCATCAAAGGACACCAGCTGCAACTGCTGCTTGATCTGCCGGGGAGTCCTGGCTTTGCAGGAAGCATGAGATATGTCCAGTGGGCTGGCATCTGGATCTACTTAGACATCCCCCCCACTTCTGCCAGAAGCTTCTCATGGGCGGAGACCCTTCTCTGTGCTCTGTCACCTGACATTTCGCCATGCCCACGGCAGACACCCCACAGAGGATGGCTagcatggggcaggggaggggggagagaggggctgaGAGCCAAACGGCCTTGGCCTTCACCACTGCGCCCGTGGTGGGTGCGAGCAGCCAAAGCCGTGGGCCAGTTCTGACAGggcagcacctggcccagggaaCCAGACTGGAgaccccagctctgctccctgggCTGCCTGGCAGACCACGTGGCCCCAATCCCAGCTCCCCTACACCCCTGTGACCCCTCACAAGCACCAGCATCCTCTGAGTCCTTCCCCAAACTGAGCCCCAGAGGGAGCCAAGCAGACTGACAACAGGATGCCATACCTCCTGCCAGCACAGAGGAGCGGGGACTGGGGAAGCCCAGAGGGCCGTCTAaccctgtgggggcaggggggcgaaGGCCTGGGGTCAGCTGAGCCCAATCTCCAGGGCTGAGCAGAaggcagcaggcagagcaggTGCACGGCAGGTGTAGGGCAGGTGCAGGATGGGTGCCTGAGCAGGAGTCTGGAGGGGAGGCAGCGTGGCAAGCCCCAGGGGCTGACACCAACATACACAGAGGGGAATGACGCCGGAGATGAGTGGGCTGAGTCCACAGGATCCCAGGAGGCCTTGAGGGCCTGGCCAGGGAGCCCCACCTTCATCCCCTGGGGTTTTAGGAAAAAGGTGGCAGGGCCAGACTTGTGCCTCAGAAAGCCGGTCCTGGCAGCgctggaggggaggagaaacgctgacagcaggcagagcagccagGGGCTGCTGCAGTGGACAGGCCAGGGCCTGAAGGAGGCACTGGAGACAGGTGAGCAAGCAGAGGCCttgaggaggggcagggctggagtcAGGGAGCCtggaccccacccctccccactgggtCTGGGGTCCTTCCTGGCACCCCGCAGGAGGCCTCCCAGCCACTCCTCCCCGGAGACTGGGGCCCACCTGCAGGCTCACGCTGGGTGTGTGGTTTTGGCCCCGTGTGCGTCCACTGCCTGGAACCACCAGAAAGGGCTTGTCTGTTCCGGTCTTCAGGTGCAGCCCGGACGCTCAGCTGGATGAGGTGTCCTGGGCAGGCTCTGTGGCCCCAGCAAGCTGTCCTGACTTCAGCCATTGCTCACATGCCCAGTCCCTGCTGAGCTACTACCCTAAGCCTCCAGACGGCACGTTCAGCAGCCAGCAACACACAACTCATTGCCCGCCCACAGCAGCGCCATTTGGGGTCGGACCCTGGTGCCGGACCTTCTGCAGAACAAGCCTCCCCGCCACTAGGGTCCCTCTCCTGTAGCCCCTCAGGGGGGCTGACcaacaggttccctgggcagagACGGCCAACGCCAGCCTTGTCCCAGAAGCCCGGTGGGGCAGGGTCAGCAGCCTCGGGGTGTGAAGGGCCCCCGGAAGACGAGGACTGACCTCTGCTCTGCCCTAACCACACCGTCAGCAAACCGGGGAGAGGATGTGGAAGTAGAGGAGCCCCTTCGGGGAGCTGC
Encoded proteins:
- the LOC139440861 gene encoding uncharacterized protein; translation: MEYLLFVLYFSFFLCLCTLVCLYFSGCQELTYRHEEACCGDIFWI